The following are encoded in a window of Methanobrevibacter ruminantium M1 genomic DNA:
- the priL gene encoding DNA primase large subunit PriL, which yields MVIVSYLNPLSSEGQNIVRGLSSLDDIFAPNDDLIDIVIHSPRQTISNQEYVPETLADLAINRIKWYIDKKNNKDFNPSNYAYFFNEEIAEYDTIAFHILAQAVASQFRAGSREIKLFVESYGLLVEDRLIRLLETEKRELVEEILGDFLVQDGIEWAFLKDLVASKRISLTDLVLDNGKIVLDREEFVYTFGDEFTDRSPERIYDILIGDGLKEMIVSKLLIQKSEEYVAHIQDMLRTIEPHPAIVRLGEMLGETITELMTKYSSFYAAGGAYGNMEIGKLVREAFPPCIANTVEGVSSGGRNDAIVLLLTSFVSYARLYPGIFGADASVKVSDIDSNLNITMNEILPLIYEAADNCTPPLFEDQPQEKINITSKLGFGMHETPELEHEGETKWYTPMSCEKIKMHLPQLCKENKDCAKINNPLSYYSRMRWILSKKGGESKSEEE from the coding sequence GGGCCAAAACATAGTCAGAGGACTCTCTAGTCTTGACGACATATTCGCCCCTAATGATGACCTTATTGACATAGTCATTCATAGCCCTCGTCAGACCATTTCAAATCAGGAATATGTGCCAGAGACTCTTGCCGACTTGGCCATCAACAGAATCAAATGGTATATCGACAAAAAGAACAATAAGGATTTCAATCCAAGCAATTACGCCTATTTTTTTAATGAAGAGATTGCTGAATATGACACTATCGCATTCCACATACTTGCCCAGGCTGTTGCAAGCCAATTTAGGGCGGGGTCTCGTGAGATAAAGCTTTTTGTCGAATCCTATGGACTTCTTGTTGAGGACAGATTGATAAGATTACTTGAAACAGAAAAAAGAGAGCTTGTTGAAGAGATATTAGGGGACTTTCTTGTTCAGGACGGCATAGAATGGGCCTTCCTGAAGGACTTAGTTGCAAGCAAAAGAATCTCCCTTACAGACCTTGTATTGGATAATGGTAAGATAGTCCTTGACAGGGAAGAGTTTGTCTATACATTCGGCGATGAGTTCACTGACCGCTCTCCAGAGAGAATCTATGACATCCTAATTGGAGACGGCCTTAAGGAAATGATCGTATCCAAGCTTCTCATTCAAAAGTCAGAGGAATATGTTGCACATATTCAGGATATGCTTAGAACAATTGAGCCACACCCTGCCATTGTAAGGCTTGGTGAGATGCTTGGCGAGACAATTACAGAGCTTATGACAAAGTACAGCAGCTTCTATGCAGCTGGAGGAGCCTATGGTAATATGGAAATAGGCAAGCTAGTGAGGGAAGCATTCCCTCCATGCATTGCAAACACCGTCGAAGGGGTCTCTTCAGGGGGAAGAAACGATGCTATAGTCCTTCTTCTTACTTCATTTGTTTCATATGCAAGGCTTTATCCTGGAATATTCGGTGCAGATGCCAGCGTAAAGGTTTCAGACATTGACTCAAACCTTAACATCACAATGAATGAGATACTTCCTTTGATATATGAGGCAGCGGATAACTGTACTCCTCCCTTGTTTGAGGACCAGCCACAGGAGAAGATAAACATTACTTCAAAATTAGGCTTTGGGATGCATGAGACTCCAGAGCTGGAGCATGAAGGTGAGACAAAGTGGTACACTCCTATGAGCTGTGAAAAGATTAAGATGCATCTTCCTCAGCTGTGCAAGGAGAATAAGGATTGCGCTAAGATAAACAATCCATTAAGCTATTATTCTAGGATGAGGTGGATTCTAAGCAAGAAAGGTGGAGAATCTAAATCTGAGGAAGAATAG
- the priS gene encoding DNA primase catalytic subunit PriS — protein sequence MYGPSSLAERRIYYREEWSDKDLPDFIAQGITKREFGFDHLGNGPNDRYKVFKGTDTLRRFLRYKTPFAAYISVAFYQNPRKRGGWEKAEYIFDIDAKDLPIRSCNCDGVCEICLGEALERVNIMLDTLKGDLGLKNIHLIYSGRGFHIRILDPDMMEADSDLRAEVLKYVAGAEVPRAQYPNIVPGAKPLNFEHFSIPIAYPAVFTNKVKYNIFHLRGDETIDGINNRLLKDIIKNREFLIDDKWGLFKERIGPRRYKDMVNAMARVNLATIDAKVTIDLKRILRLPSSLHSKVSMKCVEVKNPETFDPFKHAVPKFVYERKDEEIAQN from the coding sequence ATGTATGGTCCGTCAAGCTTGGCAGAAAGAAGAATATATTACAGAGAGGAATGGTCGGATAAGGACCTTCCAGACTTCATAGCCCAAGGAATCACCAAAAGGGAATTCGGTTTCGACCATCTTGGAAACGGTCCTAACGACAGATATAAGGTCTTCAAGGGAACAGACACCCTAAGAAGATTCTTAAGATACAAGACACCATTTGCAGCATACATTTCAGTGGCCTTCTATCAGAACCCTAGAAAGAGGGGAGGCTGGGAAAAGGCAGAATACATCTTTGACATAGACGCCAAGGACCTTCCAATCAGATCATGCAACTGCGACGGAGTATGCGAGATATGTCTTGGAGAGGCCTTGGAAAGGGTCAACATAATGCTTGACACATTGAAGGGAGACCTGGGATTGAAGAACATACATCTCATCTATTCAGGCAGGGGATTTCATATAAGGATATTGGATCCCGATATGATGGAGGCCGACAGCGACCTGAGGGCTGAGGTATTGAAGTATGTTGCTGGAGCTGAGGTTCCAAGGGCACAGTATCCTAACATAGTCCCTGGAGCCAAGCCATTGAACTTCGAGCACTTCTCCATCCCTATAGCATATCCTGCAGTCTTTACAAACAAGGTTAAATATAATATATTCCACCTTAGGGGAGATGAGACAATAGATGGAATAAACAATAGGCTCCTTAAGGACATAATAAAAAACAGGGAATTTCTTATTGACGACAAGTGGGGACTCTTTAAGGAAAGGATAGGTCCAAGGAGATATAAGGATATGGTGAATGCGATGGCAAGGGTGAACCTTGCCACTATAGATGCAAAGGTTACAATAGACCTTAAGAGAATTTTGAGGCTGCCGTCATCCCTCCACTCAAAGGTAAGCATGAAGTGTGTGGAGGTAAAGAATCCTGAGACCTTCGATCCATTCAAGCATGCAGTTCCTAAGTTTGTATATGAGAGAAAGGATGAGGAGATTGCTCAAAACTAG
- a CDS encoding adhesin-like protein: MLNRKALIFSLIVLFMLSISAVSASDNTFNEGTGLNEDIADLNDFSDLNSNFNNGLSSNAVHGLDDDSNNNLSSENMISSSDDEKQDDLEGSDSDSIKDNLNSNSIKDQNNSNSSTADKSNTKIQTKISAKDINTYYKEKSSLVLYLKDNKNQALSNKTIKLSLNGKTYAQLTDKLGKASFSLYGLKPNSYDAKIEFYGDDDYKKSVRTVKVNVKKVDISINTKDFSTYLNSNIFFSVKVLNKLTKSPVEGIRIQFNVYSSQKNYKNYYALSDKDGIATLKKNLKLGSYDVYTYVKDDGQKDYINYRNTKNKVSIKISAPGEMGCSSIYIHVNENESAVAFRRDSTYAADLYIVAQKWHGRNAVKQYKLTGTYFFHAIVTSDGWLVGTGGADNPTINKKIESLAGQMVSSNNIQNSKLNTIRKYERSLGIGHFAIVDPKGNYAIVWKSGYVKGKLKNGQYIDVPNSRGMFRKGSYKSFSKDTATAALRIAATDRFGVNRRDITVFHYKRSTKNYQTSAQVKAYAANDKGNLAGRRTGGKSDNIHYKKTYISRSKLPGTPNKKLLGTHSFGKIDTLIKTQTKVSAPALTANQNQTKYFKVTVRNKKTNKTLRGVKISLKVYTGSKFKSYAVTTNKSGVANFNTKALSAGTHNVTISQANHKYIVSGSSKIVIKTVKKNNTVNSTNSSVVNGSGVNGSSSSNASVNNASEPINNSTTDNSSENNGSAGNSSSSDSSVGNGTASDGYVGNGSSSDSSVGNGTASDGSMGNSSTSDGSAGNGSNFASVLDVSAAINSDSNVGNDSQSNSKTETKLSSMKTDILTSFIKLIN, encoded by the coding sequence ATGTTAAATAGAAAGGCTTTGATTTTTTCATTGATTGTTTTATTTATGCTATCCATTTCTGCTGTTTCAGCTTCAGATAATACCTTTAATGAGGGCACTGGTTTAAATGAAGATATTGCTGATTTAAATGATTTCAGTGATTTAAATAGCAATTTTAATAATGGACTTAGTTCTAATGCTGTTCATGGTCTAGATGATGATTCTAATAATAATTTATCATCTGAAAATATGATTTCTTCATCTGATGATGAAAAACAAGATGATTTAGAGGGTTCTGATTCAGATTCAATTAAAGACAATCTCAATTCAAATTCTATCAAAGACCAAAACAATTCTAATTCTAGTACTGCAGACAAGTCCAATACAAAAATCCAAACTAAGATCTCTGCAAAGGACATCAATACATACTATAAGGAAAAATCAAGCCTAGTATTATATTTAAAGGATAATAAAAATCAGGCCCTTTCAAACAAGACAATCAAACTAAGCCTCAACGGTAAAACATATGCTCAATTGACAGATAAACTGGGAAAGGCCTCATTCTCTCTTTATGGCCTTAAACCTAATTCATATGATGCGAAGATAGAATTTTATGGGGATGATGATTATAAGAAGTCTGTTAGGACTGTTAAAGTCAATGTAAAGAAGGTAGATATATCAATCAATACAAAGGACTTCTCCACATATCTCAATTCAAACATCTTCTTTTCTGTAAAGGTCTTAAACAAGCTTACTAAAAGTCCTGTTGAAGGCATACGGATTCAGTTCAATGTTTATTCATCACAGAAAAACTATAAGAACTACTATGCCCTAAGCGATAAGGATGGAATCGCCACCTTAAAGAAGAACCTAAAACTAGGCTCATATGATGTTTACACATATGTAAAGGATGATGGCCAAAAGGACTATATAAATTATAGAAACACAAAAAATAAGGTCTCAATTAAGATATCCGCTCCTGGAGAGATGGGATGCTCATCAATCTATATCCATGTAAATGAGAATGAAAGCGCTGTCGCCTTTAGAAGGGATTCCACATATGCAGCTGACTTGTATATAGTCGCTCAAAAGTGGCATGGAAGAAATGCAGTGAAGCAGTATAAGCTTACTGGAACCTACTTTTTCCATGCTATCGTCACTTCAGACGGATGGCTGGTAGGAACTGGAGGTGCAGACAATCCTACAATCAATAAGAAGATAGAAAGCCTTGCAGGTCAGATGGTCTCATCCAATAACATTCAAAATTCCAAGCTTAATACAATTAGAAAATATGAAAGGTCATTAGGCATAGGACACTTTGCAATAGTGGATCCTAAAGGAAACTATGCCATTGTTTGGAAAAGCGGATATGTGAAGGGAAAGCTGAAGAATGGCCAATATATTGATGTTCCTAATTCAAGAGGCATGTTTAGAAAGGGAAGCTATAAGAGCTTTTCAAAGGACACTGCAACTGCAGCATTAAGGATTGCAGCTACAGACAGATTTGGAGTAAACAGAAGGGACATCACTGTTTTCCATTATAAGAGAAGCACTAAGAACTACCAGACAAGCGCACAGGTGAAAGCCTATGCTGCAAACGATAAGGGAAACCTTGCAGGAAGACGCACTGGAGGAAAAAGCGATAACATTCATTATAAGAAAACCTATATCAGCAGGTCCAAGCTTCCGGGAACTCCTAATAAAAAGCTCCTTGGAACCCACAGCTTTGGAAAGATCGACACCCTTATAAAGACCCAAACTAAGGTTTCAGCTCCTGCCCTAACTGCAAATCAGAATCAGACCAAATACTTTAAGGTGACTGTAAGGAATAAGAAGACAAATAAGACCTTAAGAGGAGTTAAAATTAGTCTTAAGGTTTATACAGGCAGTAAGTTTAAGAGCTATGCTGTGACTACCAATAAGAGTGGAGTTGCTAATTTCAATACAAAGGCTTTAAGTGCAGGAACTCATAATGTGACCATAAGCCAGGCCAATCATAAGTACATAGTTTCTGGAAGTTCTAAGATAGTTATTAAGACGGTTAAAAAGAATAATACTGTTAATTCTACTAATTCTAGTGTTGTTAATGGTTCTGGAGTAAATGGTAGTTCCAGTTCTAATGCTAGTGTTAACAATGCTTCTGAGCCTATTAATAATTCCACAACAGACAATTCTAGTGAGAATAATGGTTCTGCAGGTAATAGTTCTAGTTCTGATAGTTCTGTAGGTAATGGTACTGCTTCAGATGGTTATGTAGGTAATGGTTCTAGTTCTGATAGTTCTGTAGGTAATGGTACTGCTTCAGATGGTTCTATGGGTAATAGTTCTACTTCAGATGGTTCTGCAGGTAATGGTTCTAATTTTGCTTCTGTTTTAGATGTTTCTGCAGCTATCAATTCTGATTCTAATGTTGGAAATGACAGTCAAAGCAATTCTAAAACTGAAACAAAACTTAGTTCAATGAAAACAGATATTTTAACAAGTTTTATAAAATTAATTAACTAA